Proteins from a single region of Xiphophorus maculatus strain JP 163 A chromosome 22, X_maculatus-5.0-male, whole genome shotgun sequence:
- the LOC102235497 gene encoding tripartite motif-containing protein 16-like, which translates to MEQNQLDRETFSCSICLDLLTDPVAIPCGHSYCMKCIKTQWDAEDQKGIHSCPQCRETFTPRPVLKKNTMLAALVEQLKKTGLQAAAAAAAADHPSAGPEDVVCDVCSGRKLKAIKSCLVCLASYCEKHLQPHYDSAALRKHKLVEPTRNLQENICSRHDEVMKMFCRTDQKSICYLCSVDEHKGHDTVSAAAESTERQRELEERRGNIQQRIQDREKDVKLLQQEVEAISRSADKTVEDSEKIFTQLIRLLQKRSSEVKQQIRSQQETEVSRVKDVQEKLEQEITELKRKDAELEQLSHTEDHNQFLLNCPSLPELSESKGSSSINIRPLRHFEDVTAAVSELREKLQDVLRDAGTNISVMVTEVDVLLSEPEPKSRAGFLKYYREITLDPNTTYRSLVLSEGNRKVTRMNQDQFYSTHPDRFTYWEQVLSRESLTGRCYWEVEWRGTVSVAVTYKNIRRVGSGTECGFGFNDKSWALYCNSSKFGHNNIWTSVSGPVSSRLGVYLDHTAGLLSFYNVSDTMTLIHRVQTTFTQPLLAGVWVRHHGDSAEFCKPNQIYSVVSDC; encoded by the coding sequence atggagcagaATCAGCTGGACAGAGAAACTTTCTCCTGTTCCATCTGTCTGGATCTACTGACGGACCCGGTGGCTATTCCTTGTGGACACAGCTACTGTATGAAATGTATTAAGACCCAGTGGGATGCAGAGGATCAGAAGGGAatccacagctgccctcagtgCAGGGAGACATTCACACCGAGGCCTGTGCTAAAGAAGAACACCATGCTAGCAGCTTtagtggagcagctgaagaagactggacttcaagctgctgctgctgctgctgctgctgatcacCCCTCtgctggacctgaagatgtgGTCTGTGACGTCTGCagtggaagaaaactgaaagccatcAAGTCCTGTTTGGTCTGTCTGGCCTCTTACTGCGAGAAACACCTTCAGCCTCATTACGATTCAGCTGCTTTAAGGaaacacaagctggtggagCCGACCAGGAAcctccaggagaacatctgctctCGTCATGACgaggtgatgaagatgttcTGCCGTACCGATCAAAAGAGTATCTGCTATCTCTGCTCTGTGGATGAACATAAAGGCCACGACACGgtgtcagctgcagcagaaagcactgagaggcagagagagctggaggagagacgaggaaacatccagcagaggatccaggacagagagaaagatgtgaagctgcttcaacaggaggtggaggccatcagtcgctctgctgataaaacagtggaggacagtgagaagatcttcacccagctgatccgtctcctccagaaaagaagctctgaggtgaagcagcagatcagatcccagcaggaaactgaagtgagtcgagtcaaagatgttcaggagaagctggagcaggagatcactgagctgaagaggaaagacgctgagctggagcagctctcacacacagaggatcacaaccagtttctcctcaactgCCCCTCACTGCCAGAACTCAGTGAATCTAAAGGctcatccagcatcaacatccgtcctctgagacactttgaggacgtgacagcagctgtgtcagagctcagagagaaaCTACAGGACGTCCTGAGAGACGCAGGAACAAACATCTCAGTGATGGTCACTGAGGTGGATGTTCtactgtcagaaccagaaccaaagagcagagctgGATTCTTGAAATATTACCGTGAAATCACTCTGGATCCAAACACAACATACAGATCTCTGGTACTATCAGAGgggaacaggaaggtgacaaGGATGAATCAGGATCAGTTTTATTCTACACATCCAGACAGATTCACTTATTGGGAACAGGTTCTGAGTagagagagtctgactggacgttgttactgggaggtggagtggaGAGGGACAGTTTCTGTAGCAGTCACATACAAGAATATCAGGAGAGTAGGAAGTGGGACTGAATGCGGATTTGGATTTAATGACAAATCTTGGGCTTTATATTGTAACAGTTCTAAATTTGGCCACAACAACATCTGGACCTCCgtctcaggtccagtttcctccagactaggagtgtacctggatcacacagcaggtcttctGTCCTTCTACAACGTCTCTGATACCATGACTCTaatccacagagtccagaccacaTTCACTCAGCCGCTACTGGCTGGAGTTTGGGTTCGGCACCACGGAGACTCTGCTGAGTTCTGTAAACCCAACCAGATTTACTCTGTTGTCTCTGATTGCTGA